Proteins co-encoded in one Cucurbita pepo subsp. pepo cultivar mu-cu-16 chromosome LG15, ASM280686v2, whole genome shotgun sequence genomic window:
- the LOC111776345 gene encoding uncharacterized protein LOC111776345 encodes MPPRTRGGSTRRRTPVSGRSRRGRDPNREDTVEGPDVTMTCPLLATPQPARDSAVELVDVLRIVVRNLSDDQLANDSASTMEARCLQDFKRGDPQTFKGTSDDPAEAQLWLSSIEIVFRLTNCPEDQKVECAAFMLRADAQVWWRRPTSLSDPGGGEXSWTKFKEAFAVAYYPEDVQKRKHQEFTHLKQRGRSVTAYAREFTKLKCFAPDLVDTDYRMACRFVLGLDRKIHNVVEAIAPTAYADALRVARAMEGTDGPSESYSSTQRRK; translated from the coding sequence ATGCCACCCAGGACGCGAGGAGGGAGTACTAGGAGGCGAACCCCAGTTAGTGGTAGGAGCAGAAGGGGACGGGATCCCAACCGCGAGGACACCGTGGAAGGGCCCGACGTAACGATGACATGCCCGCTGCTAGCGACACCCCAGCCCGCCCGAGACTCAGCAGTGGAATTGGTAGACGTATTGCGGATTGTAGTACGAAACTTGTCCGATGACCAACTGGCTAATGACTCAGCCTCCACTATGGAAGCCAGATGCCTGCAGGATTTTAAGAGAGGTGACCCGCAAACCTTCAAGGGAACTTCTGATGACCCGGCAGAGGCACAGTTGTGGCTGAGTTCCATAGAGATCGTATTTAGGCTGACAAACTGTCCCGAAGACCAAAAGGTGGAATGCGCAGCATTCATGCTGCGTGCCGATGCTCAAGTATGGTGGCGCAGACCCACCAGCTTATCAGACCCGGGGGGGGGGGAAANCTCATGGACAAAATTTAAGGAGGCCTTTGCAGTGGCGTACTACCCAGAGGACGTGCAGAAACGCAAGCATCAGGAATTCACTCACCTGAAGCAGAGAGGGCGTTCGGTTACTGCCTATGCCAGAGAGTTCACCAAGTTGAAATGCTTCGCCCCGGACTTGGTAGACACCGACTATAGGATGGCCTGCCGATTTGTGCTAGGGTTGGACCGAAAGATCCATAACGTGGTTGAAGCGATAGCACCTACGGCTTATGCTGACGCGCTGAGAGTAGCGCGGGCCATGGAGGGGACCGATGGACCGAGCGAATCCTACTCATCGACCCAAAGACGAAAATGA
- the LOC111811932 gene encoding abscisic acid receptor PYR1-like translates to MEMGEPSEIDHHHLDSATAAATATASTTATTHHLNVPAGLSQHEFDDLKHLVFQFHSYELRPGQCSSLLSQLIRAPRDVVWSVVRRFDKPQIYKHFIKSCSVAEDFIMTVGCTRDVYVISGLPAATSTERLDILDDDQYVTGFSITGGDHRLRNYRSVTTVHEMERDGQIWTVVLESYIVDVPEGNTEEDTRLFADTVVKLNLQKLTSVTEGMARAAAAAAAATAAATTAAGEFGVRLSMDFLNEEQQNSLN, encoded by the exons ATGGAAATGGGTGAACCGTCAGAAATCGACCACCACCACCTCGActccgccaccgccgccgccaccgccaccgcctcCACCACCGCCACAACCCACCACCTCAACGTCCCGGCCGGATTATCTCAGCACGAGTTTGACGACCTGAAGCATCTCGTCTTCCAATTTCACTCCTACGAACTCCGCCCAGGCCAATGctcctctctcctctctcaacTCATCCGAGCGCCGCGCGATGTCGTTTGGTCCGTCGTCCGCCGCTTCGATAAGCCTCAGATTTACAAGCACTTCATTAAGAGCTGTTCCGTCGCCGAAGACTTCATAATGACCGTAGGATGCACCAGAGATGTCTATGTAATCTCCGGCCTCCCGGCGGCGACGAGTACAGAGCGACTCGATATACTCGACGACGATCAATATGTGACAGGTTTTAGTATCACAGGCGGCGACCATCGATTGAGGAACTACCGGTCCGTAACGACGGTGCACGAGATGGAGCGCGATGGTCAGATCTGGACTGTCGTTTTGGAATCGTACATCGTTGATGTGCCGGAAGGGAATACGGAAGAGGATACGCGTCTATTTGCAGATACGGTTGTGAAATTGAATCTGCAGAAGCTTACATCCGTCACGGAAGGAATGGCTcgtgctgctgctgctgctgctgctgctactGCTGCTGCTACTACTGCTGCAG GGGAATTTGGTGTGCGACTGAGTATGGATTTCTTGaatgaagaacaacaaaataGCCTCAACTGA